The following coding sequences are from one Malaciobacter pacificus window:
- the cysN gene encoding sulfate adenylyltransferase subunit CysN: MAHQGDLISKDIEAYLKEHENKEILRFITCGSVDDGKSTLIGRLLYDSKMIFEDQLAAIEKDSKKVGTTGDKIDLALLVDGLASEREQGITIDVAYRFFSTDKRKFIIADTPGHEQYTRNMATGASTADVAIILIDARAGILTQTKRHSYIASLLGIKNLIVAINKMDLVDFSQEVFENIKRDYNDIISFLPHNKDLNIQFIPISALDGDNILTNSEKSPWYTQKPLMQLLDTIEIHKQESNSFRLPVQYVIRPHLNFRGFSGTITSGTISVGDEITVLPSRKTSKVKSIVSNDIKDLRPIGKDETVETIQKAFAPMATTITLEDEIDISRGDMIVKSTDIPKVSNHLSAMVVWMDETPLKLNQNYVIKRATSVINGAFNSIEFKKNINTFDEIDADELALNDIAKVTLSLDREIAVDPYHENRYTGSFIIIDKYTNSTVGAGMIVSSIEGFAHLEEEQKVYSQAEVELNAFIRKNYPEWNCKAI; this comes from the coding sequence GGATCTGTTGATGATGGTAAATCAACATTAATTGGAAGACTTTTATATGATTCAAAAATGATTTTTGAAGACCAATTAGCAGCTATTGAAAAAGATAGTAAAAAAGTTGGAACAACTGGTGATAAAATTGACTTAGCACTATTAGTTGATGGATTAGCATCTGAGAGAGAACAAGGTATTACTATTGATGTTGCTTATAGATTCTTCTCAACTGATAAAAGAAAGTTCATTATTGCAGATACTCCAGGTCACGAACAATATACAAGAAATATGGCAACAGGAGCAAGTACAGCTGATGTTGCTATTATCTTAATTGATGCAAGAGCTGGGATTTTAACTCAAACTAAAAGACACTCTTATATTGCTTCATTATTAGGAATTAAAAACCTTATCGTTGCAATTAATAAAATGGATTTAGTTGATTTTTCACAAGAAGTATTTGAAAATATTAAAAGAGATTACAATGATATTATTTCATTCTTACCTCATAATAAAGATTTAAATATTCAGTTTATTCCTATTTCTGCTTTAGATGGAGATAATATCTTAACTAACTCAGAAAAATCACCATGGTATACGCAGAAGCCTTTAATGCAGTTATTAGATACTATTGAGATTCATAAACAAGAGTCTAATTCATTTAGATTACCAGTTCAATATGTGATTAGACCTCACTTAAACTTTAGAGGTTTTTCTGGAACTATTACAAGTGGAACAATAAGTGTTGGTGATGAGATTACTGTATTACCTTCAAGAAAGACAAGTAAAGTTAAATCAATAGTATCAAATGATATTAAAGATTTAAGACCAATTGGAAAAGATGAAACTGTTGAAACTATACAAAAAGCATTTGCTCCAATGGCAACAACAATTACACTTGAAGATGAGATTGATATTAGTAGAGGGGATATGATTGTAAAATCAACTGATATTCCTAAAGTATCAAATCACTTATCAGCAATGGTAGTATGGATGGATGAAACACCATTAAAGTTAAATCAGAATTATGTGATAAAAAGAGCAACATCAGTTATAAATGGAGCATTTAATTCAATAGAGTTTAAAAAGAATATTAATACATTTGATGAGATTGATGCAGATGAATTAGCATTAAATGATATTGCAAAAGTTACATTATCATTAGATAGAGAAATTGCAGTTGATCCATACCATGAGAATAGATACACTGGAAGTTTCATTATTATTGATAAATATACAAACTCAACAGTAGGTGCTGGTATGATTGTATCTTCTATTGAAGGGTTTGCACATCTTGAAGAAGAGCAAAAAGTTTATTCTCAAGCTGAAGTTGAGTTAAATGCTTTCATTAGAAAAAACTACCCTGAGTGGAATTGTAAGGCTATCTAA
- a CDS encoding sulfite reductase, translated as MSNNLALNIEQIKKEKDGLDVLGDIYIHAVLGEKIPSEDLHRLQWYGIYASDETQNSFELKIPLNMGELSLKQLKVLTQISQEFANNSLTFSNEQKVELKDIKIYNFPKIFNLLKEVDLTTFFEAGHTVRRVITCPLNGIDNEQLIDVSSFVEQLDNTFIGNKKYSNMPNKLQFSISGYEQGCELSFTPDVSFNASTDSKNKIIFLIKLCGEDFGYVYPSQLVLTAKAIAKIYRDFGNREDINNSSFEAFLEDWGVAKFYDLLNSSLPFNVKNSSQNNNVCFIKKPRMGIHQSAIEGQSYIGCLLNNHSQKSETISKFTQVLEKYNASKIKITHKGNIIVLDAPSQNVNEFALELEKINFNPFV; from the coding sequence ATGTCTAATAATTTAGCATTGAATATTGAGCAAATAAAAAAAGAAAAAGATGGATTAGATGTTTTAGGTGACATCTATATCCATGCTGTTTTAGGAGAAAAAATTCCATCAGAAGATCTACATAGATTACAATGGTATGGTATTTATGCAAGTGATGAAACTCAAAATTCATTTGAATTAAAAATCCCTTTAAATATGGGAGAACTTTCACTAAAACAATTAAAAGTTCTTACTCAGATTTCTCAAGAATTTGCTAATAACTCCTTAACTTTTAGTAATGAACAAAAAGTTGAACTTAAAGATATAAAAATATATAACTTTCCAAAGATTTTTAATCTTTTAAAAGAGGTGGATTTAACTACATTTTTTGAAGCAGGTCATACTGTTAGAAGAGTAATTACATGTCCATTAAATGGTATTGATAATGAGCAATTAATTGATGTTAGCTCTTTTGTTGAACAACTAGACAATACATTTATTGGGAATAAAAAATATTCAAATATGCCTAATAAACTTCAATTTTCCATAAGTGGTTATGAACAAGGTTGTGAACTATCTTTTACTCCCGATGTAAGCTTTAATGCATCAACTGACAGTAAAAATAAAATTATATTTTTAATTAAACTTTGTGGAGAAGATTTTGGATATGTTTATCCATCTCAATTAGTTTTAACAGCTAAAGCTATTGCCAAAATATACAGAGATTTTGGAAATAGAGAAGATATAAATAACAGCTCATTTGAAGCATTTTTAGAAGATTGGGGAGTTGCTAAATTCTATGATTTACTTAATTCCTCTTTACCCTTTAATGTTAAAAATAGCTCACAAAACAACAATGTATGTTTTATAAAAAAACCAAGAATGGGAATTCATCAAAGTGCTATTGAAGGTCAAAGTTATATTGGGTGCTTACTTAATAATCACTCACAAAAAAGTGAAACTATTTCTAAATTTACTCAAGTTTTAGAAAAATATAATGCATCAAAAATAAAAATTACTCACAAAGGTAATATTATAGTTTTAGATGCTCCTTCACAAAATGTAAATGAATTTGCACTAGAATTAGAAAAAATCAATTTTAATCCTTTCGTATAA
- a CDS encoding aminotransferase class V-fold PLP-dependent enzyme — protein MSRDIFKPFFNENTKILDNIRYNTIGKNKKEYFDYTASGLAFRAIENRIHDVLETYANTHSKEASNADKTSNYYEMARSNLAKSLELNDDYAILPIGCGSTAAIKKFQELLGIYIPPATIKRFGISVAKKKLPLVIVGPYEHHSNEVSYREALCEVKRIKLNDEGLVDLRQLKELLQENAHREIIGCFCVASNVSGIITPYEEISKLLKHYGAKVLFDAAASSPYMNVPCELYDALVISPHKLLGGPGSCGLLVIKKSLVDTTISPTFAAGGTVEYVNKNEQIYQKDVEIREDAGTPGILQLIRASLAYQLRNEIGFDFIKKQKDELTKLFIEELKAIPNCEIYGNQEVENIGIISFNIQGFNPYELCNKLSKLNGIQTRAGCSCAGPYGHDLLGIQQLDINNKPGWIRVSIHYSQTKDEILDLVENIKK, from the coding sequence ATGAGTAGAGATATATTTAAACCTTTCTTTAATGAAAATACAAAAATACTAGATAACATCAGATATAACACTATTGGTAAAAATAAAAAAGAGTATTTTGATTATACTGCATCTGGACTTGCCTTTAGAGCTATTGAAAATAGAATACATGATGTACTTGAAACCTATGCAAATACTCACTCAAAAGAAGCATCTAATGCAGATAAAACTTCTAACTACTATGAAATGGCAAGAAGTAATCTAGCTAAAAGTTTAGAATTAAATGATGATTATGCAATACTGCCAATTGGTTGTGGTTCAACGGCTGCTATTAAAAAATTTCAAGAATTATTAGGAATTTATATTCCTCCTGCAACTATAAAAAGATTTGGTATTAGTGTAGCTAAAAAGAAACTACCCCTAGTTATTGTTGGACCTTATGAACATCACTCAAATGAAGTAAGCTACAGAGAAGCACTATGTGAAGTAAAAAGAATAAAATTAAATGATGAAGGCTTAGTAGATCTTAGACAATTAAAAGAGTTACTACAAGAGAATGCCCATCGAGAAATTATTGGATGTTTTTGTGTTGCTTCAAATGTATCAGGAATTATAACTCCATATGAAGAGATATCAAAACTTCTAAAACATTATGGAGCAAAAGTACTATTTGATGCCGCTGCTTCAAGTCCATATATGAATGTTCCTTGTGAATTATATGATGCCTTAGTGATTTCTCCTCATAAATTGCTTGGAGGTCCTGGAAGTTGTGGTCTTTTAGTTATAAAAAAATCATTAGTTGATACAACTATTTCTCCAACTTTTGCAGCAGGTGGAACAGTAGAGTATGTAAACAAAAATGAACAGATTTATCAAAAAGATGTAGAGATAAGAGAAGATGCGGGAACACCAGGTATTTTACAACTTATTAGAGCTAGTTTAGCATATCAACTTAGAAATGAAATTGGATTTGATTTTATAAAAAAACAAAAAGATGAATTAACTAAACTGTTTATTGAAGAATTAAAAGCAATTCCAAATTGTGAAATTTATGGAAATCAAGAAGTTGAGAATATTGGAATTATATCTTTTAATATTCAAGGTTTTAATCCCTATGAATTATGTAATAAATTATCTAAATTAAATGGAATACAAACTAGAGCTGGTTGTTCTTGTGCAGGCCCTTATGGTCATGATTTACTAGGTATTCAACAACTTGATATAAATAATAAACCAGGTTGGATTAGAGTCTCTATTCATTATTCTCAAACTAAAGATGAAATATTAGATTTAGTAGAAAATATAAAAAAA